In Bactrocera neohumeralis isolate Rockhampton chromosome 5, APGP_CSIRO_Bneo_wtdbg2-racon-allhic-juicebox.fasta_v2, whole genome shotgun sequence, the genomic window aaatattttattcagcgatgaggttcCTTTCTAACTCAATAGGTATGTCAACAAGCCAAACTTGCCGCATTAGGTacaaagagcaatctgaagagattcaagagctgccatttcatctagaaaaaacaacgtaTTGGTTTGGTTCGCTGGCCGGTAGAATCTTATctgcatatttcttcaaaactgataccgatgagaacataaccgtcaatggcgaccgttatcgcgccatgataaccgatttttgatgcctgaaatttaagatcgtgatttcggcgacatttggttttccCAACCAGCGCAacagtcaatggatttattaagagaacatttcggtgagcagttAATTTCACATTCTggaccggtcgattgaccactaagatcttgtgatatcacaccgttagacttttttctttcGGGATGtgttaagtctaaagtctatgcggacaatcccgcttcgattcaggtcctGAAGCATAATATCACGCGTGTCGTTCGCCAGTTAcgagtcaaaatgctcgaatgagtcatcgaaagttggactcaacgaatggatcATCGGAGACGTAGCCGTGGTCAACATTTTAAGAAGAtaaccttcaaaaaataaataccaaagaatgtttcttcgagtgataataaacataactcattaaatttgagctttctgtgttttttcgGCGAGTttttaatcaacaaaaaaagttcACTCGCGATTGGCCGAGTtattttcgtaaataaaaaagaaggcAACGATTcttttaatgaagaaattataaaaattgtgtttggTTTCAAATATACTTACAAGTCAATTACGTTATAGATAACAGTAGTTATCATGAACGTCACAATGGAGCCCAAAATCGTCGCTATATACCAATAACTCAGGTACTTGGACTGTAGCATCAGTTTTAAGTtgaccacaacaacaacgatcTCAATGAGCAAAGTGCCAAAGCAAGAAAACTCCGCCGGCTGGCCAACATTTAGTAGAATATTGTTTGTGGAAAACACATAGTAAGTGAAGTAGTAAGTGATCAATGTGTGGTATACGGCAAAAAGTATCCAACCGATGAAGTACTGCCAGTGAAGTCCcttgttgtttatattttttttataaagttctgGTTGCCTGCGAAGAAGAAatcatattatttaaatatatagtatataggaAAACTTCAGCACTTACTTCAAAAGCGTCTCCTCGCTGTAAGCTTTCTCTGTAAGAGAAATAAATAGAATCGGCAACGAAGTATAGATCACATTGTATAGAGTCAGAAACAGAGAGTCGTACACGGATTGCGTTGAAAAGAGCGCATAAAATTGAAACAGGAATATTATACccataaatacaatatttttatagaagAAATAAAGCACTAAGAGCGACAGGCGCGTCGTATGATAATGTCCATGTACTAGTATTAAGCGTTTCAGCATAGAAAATTTGGCGAAAGAAAAATCAGCACAGCGTGCCGCTTGTCGACCCTCTTTGCCCATGATGCCAAGCCCCACATGTGCCTCCTGAATCATTGACACATCATTTGCACCATCGCCCACGGCAGCCGTTGTGTAATCCTCCGACGAAGTTCTAATTAAAGCTACTACTTCGCTCTTCTGCAATGGACTTAAGCGGCAACAAAGTACTGCCGTGCATTTGATTGCTATATCGCGGAACATCTCTGGCGTCTCGCTCAATGCGATACTTAAACTCTTTCCATCGATTAGTAGCGCACACTGTGCACCAATCCCGAAAATAATTTCACGATCCAATGCATTCAAGTGCACCATCATATCCTCCTTCGATCTACAATCGATTATAAAATACTTGATAGCGTCAGGAGGTATATGACCACAAGACAACGCTATGTTAAGTGCCGTTTCGACCTTATCACCGGTTAACACCCAAATTTTGATACCGGCTTTTTGCAGTGAGATCAGTGTGTCAGCGACATCGTCTTGTAAGGCATCTTCAACGGCGGTGGCACCCAGTAGCTCGAGATCTGCaacgaattttgtttgaaaGCTTTTTACTTATAAGAAAGAAGGGATGCTACTCACTGCACTCGATTTTGGCATAGCTCTGGTCTAACAACTCCTTTCGATTTTCCAACGAACTGTTTGCCACATTCACTTCGTCGATGAAGGTGCGGTACTCGTCATCACCAACCCGTCGCCTCGCTACGGCCAATGTACGCAGACCTTGCCTTGCGAAATCGCTTATGTGTGCATCGGTTCGCGACACATTGTTTGCCTGATTGTTGGCACAAAGCGGGAACACATAACTTTCTGCACCTTTTGTGTAAATCCATTTGGTGCCGTTCTCGTCTTTCACAATCACACTCATACGTTTACGATCAGAAGAGAATTCCAGTACGTGCAAGCGATTGAAACGTATTTCGTTGACTTTACCAACGTTAAAAGGTCGTGAATAATCCAAATGTGGAGGTACGACACGGATTCGCAAGACCTCGTCATCATCACCCATATAAACGAGCCCCAGATTGGCGGAAGCCTCAACGAGCGCCTTTTCGTCTGGACTTGAGGCTTGGTAGTCGAGGATGCTGCGAGGAAATTGTTATTAGTAAATACACTTATATAACCAATAAAGTAAGAAACTCACTGCACAACTTGTTCGATCTCATTCTTGCGACGCTGTGACTCCGCACGCAACAGCAGGGTTGGTTGACGTTGAAAGTTAGGTGCTGCATAAGACTCACGCGACACATTACTGGCTGTGCGAATGACAACTCCGCCTTGTTGCACTGcgaataattattaatataatttattttactttattaaagCCAAATACACATATCAAAGCACCAAACTCACCTGGTGGTGTTAAATATGCATTTTGTGCGCCATAAGAATGCGATCGCTTGTGTCCAGTCGGTGAGGGTGCAACTGCTAGATCTGGCAAATCGATGGCTGATGTAGAACGTGTGAACGGTAATGAAGTGGGTCGTGAACCGGGTGTTGCTAACAAATTTGCATTCGTGGCGCGGTTCACCATTTCTATAGAGAACTGTCCGTCATTTCCCATTGGCGCT contains:
- the LOC126759962 gene encoding phospholipid-transporting ATPase IF isoform X2, producing the protein MEKVLNTLCGRRGSRVSTINDWLQIKIGGDEEVKKKKGRQQLNRIKSTKYTLITFLPQNLLEQFRRIANFYFLIMTIISLVIDSPVSPLTSLLPLVFVIAVTAAKQGYEDFLRYRTDNVVNRAPVTVIRNGVEANIQSQYVCPGDLVVVERDCDVPCDLVLLRSTDPHGKCFITTANLDGESNLKTLMVPRDLPLVDINQLHKLGVIECESPKTDLYSFNGKIELAGGEGRVLPLSTDNVLLRGSRVKNTECVIGCAVYTGMTTKLQLNSRLTRNKSASSEIYVNRFLVVVLMLMIAIVTMLYFFKRYEEIFVIPKLAYLGPAADGYSVKQFLQDYLSFLILFNYLIPISLYVTIELQRGISGLFMEWDLQLYDEATDEHFIVNTSNLNEELGQINILFSDKTGTLTKNEMVFQQCSINGRKYTFKKTRLLEDGSGALVDINKFNKDQRVFFEALAICHTVQVAGESNADAAYEIETPDKEVNGKSALAKMYSISDITEESHNSSRQSGVDSDHSQTLETSLSNNPDGTKTEGIISNSIMNMSNGTDLSRSNGTNGANMTSDVNPLLNEANKEEKRKRPLIVKRSPNFTRASSRIHPAPMGNDGQFSIEMVNRATNANLLATPGSRPTSLPFTRSTSAIDLPDLAVAPSPTGHKRSHSYGAQNAYLTPPVQQGGVVIRTASNVSRESYAAPNFQRQPTLLLRAESQRRKNEIEQVVHILDYQASSPDEKALVEASANLGLVYMGDDDEVLRIRVVPPHLDYSRPFNVGKVNEIRFNRLHVLEFSSDRKRMSVIVKDENGTKWIYTKGAESYVFPLCANNQANNVSRTDAHISDFARQGLRTLAVARRRVGDDEYRTFIDEVNVANSSLENRKELLDQSYAKIECNLELLGATAVEDALQDDVADTLISLQKAGIKIWVLTGDKVETALNIALSCGHIPPDAIKYFIIDCRSKEDMMVHLNALDREIIFGIGAQCALLIDGKSLSIALSETPEMFRDIAIKCTAVLCCRLSPLQKSEVVALIRTSSEDYTTAAVGDGANDVSMIQEAHVGLGIMGKEGRQAARCADFSFAKFSMLKRLILVHGHYHTTRLSLLVLYFFYKNIVFMGIIFLFQFYALFSTQSVYDSLFLTLYNVIYTSLPILFISLTEKAYSEETLLKQPELYKKNINNKGLHWQYFIGWILFAVYHTLITYYFTYYVFSTNNILLNVGQPAEFSCFGTLLIEIVVVVVNLKLMLQSKYLSYWYIATILGSIVTFMITTVIYNVIDFDYDTDIYWAYNKLLCSLPVWLFTIITVIACLLPDYVIRIIPRVINFPKHFRFFPNAGRLMMRRNMQTTHL
- the LOC126759962 gene encoding phospholipid-transporting ATPase IF isoform X3 yields the protein MGSRVSTINDWLQIKIGGDEEVKKKKGRQQLNRIKSTKYTLITFLPQNLLEQFRRIANFYFLIMTIISLVIDSPVSPLTSLLPLVFVIAVTAAKQGYEDFLRYRTDNVVNRAPVTVIRNGVEANIQSQYVCPGDLVVVERDCDVPCDLVLLRSTDPHGKCFITTANLDGESNLKTLMVPRDLPLVDINQLHKLGVIECESPKTDLYSFNGKIELAGGEGRVLPLSTDNVLLRGSRVKNTECVIGCAVYTGMTTKLQLNSRLTRNKSASSEIYVNRFLVVVLMLMIAIVTMLYFFKRYEEIFVIPKLAYLGPAADGYSVKQFLQDYLSFLILFNYLIPISLYVTIELQRGISGLFMEWDLQLYDEATDEHFIVNTSNLNEELGQINILFSDKTGTLTKNEMVFQQCSINGRKYTFKKTRLLEDGSGALVDINKFNKDQRVFFEALAICHTVQVAGESNADAAYEIETPDKEVNGKSALAKMYSISDITEESHNSSRQSGVDSDHSQTLETSLSNNPDGTKTEGIISNSIMNMSNGTDLSRSNGTNGANMTSDVNPLLNEANKEEKRKRPLIVKRSPNFTRASSRIHPAPMGNDGQFSIEMVNRATNANLLATPGSRPTSLPFTRSTSAIDLPDLAVAPSPTGHKRSHSYGAQNAYLTPPVQQGGVVIRTASNVSRESYAAPNFQRQPTLLLRAESQRRKNEIEQVVHILDYQASSPDEKALVEASANLGLVYMGDDDEVLRIRVVPPHLDYSRPFNVGKVNEIRFNRLHVLEFSSDRKRMSVIVKDENGTKWIYTKGAESYVFPLCANNQANNVSRTDAHISDFARQGLRTLAVARRRVGDDEYRTFIDEVNVANSSLENRKELLDQSYAKIECNLELLGATAVEDALQDDVADTLISLQKAGIKIWVLTGDKVETALNIALSCGHIPPDAIKYFIIDCRSKEDMMVHLNALDREIIFGIGAQCALLIDGKSLSIALSETPEMFRDIAIKCTAVLCCRLSPLQKSEVVALIRTSSEDYTTAAVGDGANDVSMIQEAHVGLGIMGKEGRQAARCADFSFAKFSMLKRLILVHGHYHTTRLSLLVLYFFYKNIVFMGIIFLFQFYALFSTQSVYDSLFLTLYNVIYTSLPILFISLTEKAYSEETLLKQPELYKKNINNKGLHWQYFIGWILFAVYHTLITYYFTYYVFSTNNILLNVGQPAEFSCFGTLLIEIVVVVVNLKLMLQSKYLSYWYIATILGSIVTFMITTVIYNVIDFDYDTDIYWAYNKLLCSLPVWLFTIITVIACLLPDYVIRIIPRVINFPKHFRFFPNAGRLMMRRNMQTTHL